In the Rhizobium sp. CB3090 genome, one interval contains:
- a CDS encoding aldo/keto reductase — MTTQPTITFNDGNSIPQVGLGVWQTPENVAPMAVSTALKAGYRHVDTAAIYANEDGVGEGMRRSGIARKDIFLTTKLWNDAQGFDSTLRAFDESLKRLGTDYVDLYLIHWPSPHRGRYLDSWKAFLRIKEEGRARSIGVSNFGQEHLDRIIGETGVTPVLNQIELHPTFQQKALREVHDKLGIKTESWSPLGQGKLLGNAVIGKVAAKHGRTPAQIIIRWHIDNGLVVIPKSVTPSRIEENLNVFDFKLDADDLADIAKLDSTGGRIGPDPMKAAF; from the coding sequence GTGACCACGCAACCGACAATCACGTTCAACGACGGCAATTCCATTCCGCAAGTCGGGCTCGGCGTTTGGCAGACGCCGGAGAACGTCGCGCCGATGGCCGTCAGCACGGCCCTGAAGGCGGGCTATCGCCATGTCGACACGGCTGCCATCTATGCCAATGAGGACGGTGTCGGCGAAGGTATGCGCCGGTCCGGCATTGCCCGCAAGGACATTTTCCTGACCACCAAGCTCTGGAACGATGCCCAGGGTTTCGATTCGACCTTAAGGGCGTTCGATGAAAGCCTGAAGCGGCTCGGCACCGATTATGTCGATCTCTATCTTATCCATTGGCCGTCGCCGCATCGCGGTCGTTACCTCGATAGCTGGAAGGCTTTCCTGCGCATCAAGGAGGAAGGCCGCGCCCGCTCAATCGGCGTCTCCAATTTCGGCCAGGAGCATCTGGACCGCATCATCGGCGAGACCGGCGTCACCCCGGTGCTGAACCAGATCGAGTTGCATCCGACATTCCAGCAGAAGGCCCTGCGCGAAGTGCACGACAAGCTCGGCATCAAGACGGAGTCCTGGAGCCCGCTCGGCCAGGGCAAGCTTCTCGGCAACGCCGTCATCGGCAAGGTCGCCGCCAAGCATGGCCGCACGCCAGCCCAGATCATCATCCGCTGGCACATAGACAATGGTCTGGTCGTTATCCCGAAATCGGTGACACCGAGCCGCATCGAAGAAAACCTCAACGTGTTCGACTTCAAGCTCGACGCGGATGATCTAGCCGATATCGCCAAGCTGGATTCGACTGGCGGGCGCATCGGGCCTGATCCGATGAAGGCGGCGTTCTGA
- a CDS encoding LysR family transcriptional regulator — translation MPRQPVNDLIAFLAVAREQSFTKAAAKLGVSQSALSHTIRGLEARLGLRLLTRTTRSVSPTEAGERLLVTIGPRFDEIENELAALSEFREKPAGTIRITAGEHAAETILWPALEPFLPQYPDVHVEIIVDYGLTDIVAERYDAGVRLGEQVARDMIAVRIGPDMRMAAVGAPAYFENRPKPLTPQDLTCHNCINLRLPTYGGIYAWEFEKEGHELKVRVEGQLVFNNIALRLNAALAGLGLAYLPEDIVQPYLRDGRLVRVLEDWCPPFTGYHLYYPSRRQASPAFALVVNALRRRI, via the coding sequence ATGCCGCGTCAGCCCGTCAATGATCTGATTGCGTTCCTCGCCGTGGCGCGGGAACAGAGCTTCACCAAAGCAGCCGCAAAACTCGGAGTTTCACAATCGGCACTCAGCCATACGATCCGAGGACTTGAGGCTCGTCTGGGGCTGAGGCTGTTGACGCGCACCACCCGCAGCGTCTCGCCGACCGAAGCAGGCGAGCGACTGCTCGTCACCATAGGTCCCCGCTTTGACGAGATCGAAAATGAACTGGCGGCTCTCAGCGAATTTCGCGAAAAGCCGGCAGGCACCATTCGCATCACCGCCGGCGAGCACGCGGCCGAAACCATCCTTTGGCCGGCCCTCGAGCCATTCTTGCCGCAATATCCTGATGTCCATGTGGAGATCATCGTCGATTATGGCCTGACCGATATCGTCGCCGAACGATACGATGCCGGCGTGCGGCTAGGCGAACAGGTGGCGAGGGACATGATCGCGGTTCGCATCGGTCCGGACATGCGCATGGCTGCCGTCGGCGCTCCCGCCTATTTTGAGAACAGGCCGAAACCGCTGACGCCGCAGGATCTGACCTGTCACAATTGCATCAATCTGCGCCTGCCGACCTATGGCGGCATCTATGCTTGGGAATTCGAGAAGGAAGGGCATGAGCTGAAGGTGCGGGTCGAAGGCCAGCTCGTGTTCAACAATATTGCACTCCGCCTGAATGCCGCATTGGCGGGTTTGGGGCTGGCATATCTTCCGGAGGACATCGTGCAGCCCTATTTGCGCGACGGTCGGCTCGTCAGGGTTCTCGAGGATTGGTGCCCGCCATTTACCGGATATCACCTCTACTATCCGAGCAGGCGGCAGGCCTCACCGGCCTTCGCGCTGGTGGTGAATGCGCTCCGCCGCCGCATTTGA
- a CDS encoding L,D-transpeptidase — MQKARAGGRRAFSTIVVRPAPGKPTRALVRIGPLTVPAAIGRSGRSALKREGDGATPIAAMKLLYGFVRGDNVPFLQTPLQMRRIRKDMLWCDQPEDANYNRLVKAPFKPSHEEMLRRDGLYDICLVLDWNIRSRRRHRGSAIFFHLIKPGYEPTAGCIAVHLRDMQRILPLLRKGTIIRVI, encoded by the coding sequence GGGCGGCAGGCGGGCCTTTTCTACAATCGTCGTCCGTCCGGCGCCGGGAAAACCCACGCGCGCCCTGGTGCGGATCGGGCCGCTGACGGTGCCGGCGGCGATCGGTCGATCGGGGCGCAGCGCGCTGAAGCGGGAAGGGGATGGCGCGACGCCGATTGCGGCGATGAAGCTGCTTTACGGCTTTGTTCGCGGCGATAATGTCCCCTTTCTTCAGACCCCTTTGCAGATGCGGCGTATTCGCAAGGATATGCTCTGGTGCGACCAGCCGGAGGATGCCAATTACAACAGGCTCGTCAAAGCACCCTTCAAGCCAAGCCATGAAGAGATGCTGCGGCGAGACGGGCTCTACGACATCTGCCTGGTACTCGACTGGAACATCCGCTCGCGCCGGCGCCATCGCGGCTCGGCGATCTTCTTTCATCTGATCAAGCCTGGCTACGAGCCAACGGCGGGCTGCATCGCAGTCCATCTTCGCGACATGCAGCGAATTCTTCCGCTGCTGCGCAAGGGAACGATCATCCGGGTGATCTGA
- a CDS encoding cupin domain-containing protein, which translates to MEIKRNGSQPSGKGPADWFTGTVRIDPLFQARDATRAAAASVTFEPGARTAWHTHPVGQTLIVTAGLGRVQREGGPIEEIRPGDVIWFAPGEKHWHGASPTTAMTHIAIQEHRDGKVVEWMEHVSDEQYQA; encoded by the coding sequence ATGGAAATCAAACGAAACGGTTCGCAGCCATCGGGCAAGGGACCGGCCGACTGGTTCACGGGAACGGTCCGCATAGATCCGCTGTTTCAAGCTCGTGATGCCACGCGCGCGGCCGCTGCCAGCGTCACATTCGAGCCGGGCGCTCGCACGGCATGGCATACTCACCCCGTCGGTCAAACCCTGATCGTGACGGCCGGGTTGGGCCGGGTGCAGCGCGAGGGTGGTCCGATCGAAGAGATACGGCCGGGGGACGTTATCTGGTTCGCTCCCGGCGAGAAGCATTGGCACGGCGCTTCTCCCACCACGGCCATGACCCACATCGCCATCCAGGAACATCGCGACGGCAAGGTCGTCGAGTGGATGGAGCATGTCAGCGACGAGCAATATCAAGCCTGA